The genomic DNA ACCTGCGCGTGGTGCACAAGGCCATGCGCAAGGTCTACCCCCTGGCCGTGGCCAAGATTGGCGACCGCAAGCTCAACTCCACCCCGGCCTCCATCGCCTACCACGCGAGCTACTTCATGCGCCCGCTGCGCGAGATGAGCCGCAGCGTGGAGATCCTGGGCGTGACCTTCCCCGGCGAGGTGGAGCCGCCCAAGGATGGCGACATCTCCATCACCTGGACCACCAAGACCAAGGTGCAGATCTACATGGTCGTGCGCCCCTACAACTGCCCCAAGGAAATCACCTGCAACATCATGTTGGACCTGTCCAACCACACTGAATAGGAGGCCCGGCCATGAACCGGATCAGCGGAAAGAGCTTTGACATCAACATCGGCGACATGCTGGTGCACGTCGACAAGGCGACCCTGTCCATCACCGACAACAGCGCGGTGGCCAAGGATCGCGGCGTGCCCAACGGCCGGGTGCCCGGCGACGTGGAAGCCGCGGGCGAGGTCGAGGTGGACGCCACCGCCCTCAACCTCATCATCGAGGCCGCCAGGAGCGCCGGGTCGTTCCGCGACCTCGATACCTTCGACATCCTCTTCTACGCCAACTCGGGCTCGGGCGAGGAGCTGAAGGTGGAGGCGTTCGGCTGCGCCTTCAAGATCGAAAGCCTGCTCGACATCGACTCCAAGGGCGGAGAGAAGCACATCACCAAGCTGCCCTTTGACGTGACGAGCCCGGACTTCATCCGCATCAACGGCGTCCCGTACCTTTCGGCGTCCGAGACCAAGGACCTCATCTAGGGGATTGCCATGCCCGACT from Pseudodesulfovibrio aespoeensis Aspo-2 includes the following:
- a CDS encoding DUF2597 family protein gives rise to the protein MNRISGKSFDINIGDMLVHVDKATLSITDNSAVAKDRGVPNGRVPGDVEAAGEVEVDATALNLIIEAARSAGSFRDLDTFDILFYANSGSGEELKVEAFGCAFKIESLLDIDSKGGEKHITKLPFDVTSPDFIRINGVPYLSASETKDLI